The Pelodiscus sinensis isolate JC-2024 chromosome 30, ASM4963464v1, whole genome shotgun sequence genome has a window encoding:
- the LOC142821280 gene encoding olfactory receptor 6C75-like: MENPGGNQTPIVELILVGFGNGPELQPPLFLLFLVIYLAAVAGNLLIVVLVVADRHLHTPMYYFLANLSAVEICSVSTSLPRLIGSLATGDRTISLQNCYVQFHFGVILSTTQGHLLTAMCIDRYLAICHPLRYPALMNGRVCCHMVAWAWIIAISYSIMLEMLILQLTYCGPKEFDHLVCDFAPTNSFCGRADKLSIGTNYVSIILALTNFLLSLASYTSIIISILRIRSSTGRQKAFSTCSSHLIVVTIFNVCVIINYVVPVFRPSPLQYKILSVFYGSLIPLINPVLYSLRNKEVKQALRTTIEKLAAFRHRHRV, from the coding sequence ATGGAGAATCCAGGAGGAAATCAAACACCCATTGTAGAACTGATCCTTGTAGGGTTTGGGAATGGCCCTGAATTGCAGCCccccctcttcctgctcttcCTAGTGATCTACCTGGCAGCTGTGGCTGGGAATCTCCTCATCGTTGTGCTAGTGGTGGCTGatcggcaccttcacacccccatgtactacttcCTGGCCAATTTATCTGCTGTGGAGATCTGCTCCGTCTCcacctccctgcccaggctgattGGCAGTCTCGCgactggggacagaaccatttctctgcagaactgctatgTGCAATTCCATTTCGGTGTTATCCTTTCCACTACACAAGGTCATCTGCTCACGGCCATGTGTATTGACCGGTACCTAGCGATCTGCCACCCCCTCCGTTACCCTGCTCTGATGAACGGCAGGGTTTGCTGCCACATGGTGGCCTGGGCCTGGATAATCGCCATTTCCTACAGTATCATGCTGGAAATGTTAATTTTGCAATTAACATACTGTGGTCCCAAAGAATTTGATCATTTGGTTTGTGATTTTGCACCCACAAACTCATTCTGTGGTCGTGCCGACAAACTGTCAATTGGGACAAATTATGTGTCTATCATATTGGCACTTACGAATTTTCTGCTGTCCCTGGCATCCTACACTTCTATCATCATCTCCATCCTGAGGATCCGCTCCAGcactgggaggcaaaaggccttttccacctgctcctcccacctcatcgtgGTTACAATTTTCAATGTGTGTGTAATTATAAACTATGTGGTCCCAGTGTTCAGACCTTCCCCACTCCAATACAAAATATTGTCTGTCTTCTATGGAAGTCTGATACCTTTGATCAACCCTGtcctctacagcctgaggaacaaggaggtcAAACAGGCCCTGAGAACAACTATTGAGAAACTGGCTGCTTTCAGACATAGGCACAGAGTGTGA